A single window of Desulfovibrio sp. G11 DNA harbors:
- a CDS encoding vWA domain-containing protein yields MSEHDSLLRGPCDSSPPEGDLSRRAALAMKKARTALVLDHPFFGSLALRLRLREDATCGDMWTDGKNLGFNPAYAATLPEARLVAAQAHEIMHLAFGHHLRRKGREEKMWNRACDLAINHILLESGFDLPEGFAHDPAYAGMSADDIYEALAVLQESASRGDARGDAARGDGQDQEGAGAMSFDGGKELGGKSAARAGGGQKDKSGQEQDKQGASGATPTANKDRDTPVQGEGKTSFTGEVRDHPDVSGLENDQALKLAEQEADVALNQAVQRARHMGSLPAGLTRLLRKERQPELDWRELLRRFLEHCANSDYSWSTPNRRYLYQNIYLPARREARLPHVVLAVDCSGSVDEKVLSIFCTELFSVLDAYDTTLTVLFHDTKIQGEITFNRMSMPTDLMPVGGGGTDYRPVCAHIADQNLHPSCLIWFTDLECNRFPHEPDYPVLWVCSEPDAEQPPFGELVSLMAGPAQTWPPTPAAQHR; encoded by the coding sequence GCGGCTGCGCCTCAGGGAAGATGCAACCTGCGGCGACATGTGGACAGACGGCAAGAACCTCGGCTTTAATCCCGCCTATGCCGCCACCCTGCCTGAAGCCCGGCTGGTGGCGGCTCAGGCGCATGAGATCATGCATCTGGCTTTCGGTCATCATCTGCGCCGCAAGGGGCGCGAAGAAAAAATGTGGAATCGGGCCTGCGATCTGGCCATAAACCACATCCTGCTCGAATCCGGCTTTGATCTGCCCGAAGGCTTTGCCCACGATCCGGCATATGCGGGCATGTCGGCCGACGATATTTATGAAGCGCTGGCTGTTCTTCAGGAAAGTGCCTCCAGAGGCGATGCGCGCGGGGATGCTGCCCGGGGCGACGGGCAGGATCAGGAAGGCGCGGGAGCCATGTCTTTTGACGGCGGCAAGGAATTAGGCGGAAAAAGCGCCGCCAGGGCAGGCGGCGGACAAAAGGACAAAAGCGGGCAGGAGCAGGACAAACAGGGGGCATCAGGTGCAACGCCCACCGCGAACAAGGACAGGGACACCCCGGTGCAGGGCGAGGGCAAGACCTCCTTTACCGGAGAGGTGCGCGATCACCCCGACGTGAGCGGGCTGGAAAACGATCAGGCCCTCAAGCTGGCTGAGCAGGAGGCGGATGTGGCCCTGAATCAGGCCGTGCAGCGGGCGCGGCATATGGGCAGCCTGCCTGCGGGGCTGACGCGTCTGCTCCGCAAGGAACGGCAGCCAGAACTGGACTGGCGAGAGCTGCTGCGCCGTTTTCTGGAGCATTGCGCCAACAGCGACTACTCCTGGTCCACACCCAACAGGCGTTACCTGTACCAGAACATTTACCTGCCCGCCCGCCGTGAGGCCCGCCTGCCGCATGTGGTTCTGGCTGTGGACTGTTCCGGTTCGGTGGATGAAAAGGTGCTGTCCATATTCTGCACGGAACTTTTTTCAGTGCTGGATGCCTATGACACCACGCTGACCGTATTGTTTCACGATACAAAAATTCAGGGCGAAATAACCTTTAACCGCATGAGCATGCCGACCGACCTTATGCCCGTGGGCGGCGGCGGTACCGACTACCGCCCGGTCTGCGCCCATATTGCGGATCAAAACCTGCATCCCAGCTGCCTCATCTGGTTTACAGACCTCGAGTGCAACCGCTTCCCCCATGAGCCGGACTACCCGGTGTTGTGGGTATGCAGTGAGCCAGATGCGGAGCAGCCGCCGTTTGGGGAACTTGTGAGCCTGATGGCCGGACCGGCACAGACATGGCCGCCCACGCCTGCGGCCCAACATCGATGA
- the modD gene encoding ModD protein, whose protein sequence is MHIFKSASWIDSLLTDDCPGPDLTVEMLGIGPQSGAMRFSPREDGIISGVEEAEQLLTRCGLSVTRMADNGNVLQAGQVFLDARGRAAALHKGWKAAQVLMEYMSGIARRCAFMLERARAVRPGVQVAVTRKTFPGAKALCLEAALNGGAIIHRQNLSESVLLFAQHLLFFPGSENLSALEALARQTRDLRARMPEKNIAIEVDCLDDALLAAGAGLDIIQCEKFSCQDLAATVGALKSARPDILILAAGGINGDNAAEYAATGVDVLVTSWPYWGRPADIQVVMEADAR, encoded by the coding sequence ATGCATATTTTCAAGTCAGCATCATGGATTGACAGCCTTTTGACCGACGACTGTCCCGGCCCGGACCTGACCGTGGAAATGCTGGGCATCGGCCCGCAAAGCGGCGCAATGCGTTTCAGCCCCCGCGAGGACGGCATCATCAGCGGCGTGGAAGAGGCGGAGCAGCTCCTGACACGCTGCGGGCTTTCCGTCACACGCATGGCCGATAACGGAAACGTACTTCAGGCCGGTCAGGTCTTTCTTGACGCCAGGGGACGCGCCGCCGCCCTGCATAAGGGCTGGAAAGCGGCTCAGGTTCTTATGGAATACATGTCGGGCATTGCCCGCCGCTGCGCTTTCATGCTGGAGCGCGCCCGCGCCGTGCGACCCGGTGTACAGGTGGCCGTGACGCGCAAGACCTTTCCCGGGGCCAAGGCCCTGTGCCTCGAAGCGGCCCTGAACGGCGGAGCCATCATACACCGGCAAAACCTTTCAGAGTCTGTTTTGCTGTTTGCGCAGCACCTGCTGTTTTTTCCCGGCAGTGAAAACCTGTCCGCACTGGAAGCCCTCGCCCGTCAGACACGGGACCTGCGCGCCCGCATGCCGGAAAAAAACATCGCCATCGAAGTGGACTGCCTCGATGACGCCCTGCTGGCGGCAGGAGCCGGGCTGGACATCATCCAGTGCGAAAAGTTCTCCTGCCAGGATCTGGCGGCCACCGTCGGCGCGCTGAAATCCGCACGGCCCGACATTCTCATTCTGGCTGCAGGCGGCATCAACGGCGACAATGCGGCGGAATACGCCGCAACGGGCGTGGATGTGCTTGTAACCAGTTGGCCTTACTGGGGCAGACCGGCAGACATACAGGTTGTCATGGAGGCTGATGCCCGGTAG